The Stomoxys calcitrans chromosome 3, idStoCalc2.1, whole genome shotgun sequence genome includes a region encoding these proteins:
- the LOC106095027 gene encoding forkhead box protein G1 — protein sequence MPPPYEERHHHHHHHHHNRPIVEVDIVSPFRRPYVAIPPPRVTTEVVIIPPPQPRPPPPRQEVVVVVPQSRPPAPEHWDNSRRW from the coding sequence ATGCCTCCACCGTATGAAGAACGTCAccatcatcaccaccaccaccaccacaaccgTCCTATTGTTGAGGTGGATATTGTTAGCCCTTTTAGACGACCCTATGTGGCAATACCTCCTCCACGTGTCACCACAGAAGTTGTAATAATACCTCCTCCTCAGCCACGTCCACCACCACCCAGGCaagaggttgttgttgttgtgccacAGAGTCGTCCACCAGCCCCTGAACACTGGGATAATTCTCGACGATGGTGA